Proteins encoded by one window of Cylindrospermum stagnale PCC 7417:
- the hemW gene encoding radical SAM family heme chaperone HemW, with product MSQKVSFSGIPRSAYVHIPFCRRRCFYCDFPVSVVGDRLRGETSGTICQYVEVLCQEIAITPAFGQSLETIFFGGGTPSLLSTEQLQRILAALEERFGIARSAEISMEMDPGTFDLAHITGYRSSGVNRVSLGVQAFQEELLKIAGRSHSVVDILAAVELIRQVEVPEFSLDLISGLPHQSLDQWQDSLTKALAIAPTHISIYDLTIEPGTAFGRYYQPGDNPLPTDEATVKMYQTAQQALKSAGYEHYEISNYAQPGHQCRHNRVYWENRPYYGFGMGAASYVQGKRFTRPRKTKEYYQWVEAGAVIDCEVTPPLEILLETLMLGLRLAEGVSLAALTREFGEGKVEEIYQCLRSHFEQGWVEVVGERLRLSDPQGFLFSNVVLSGLFAELGE from the coding sequence ATGAGTCAAAAAGTTAGTTTTTCTGGGATTCCCCGGTCTGCTTACGTACATATTCCCTTTTGCCGAAGGCGATGTTTTTATTGTGATTTTCCTGTGTCTGTTGTGGGCGATCGCTTGCGGGGCGAAACATCTGGTACTATCTGCCAATATGTTGAGGTGTTATGCCAAGAAATTGCTATTACACCAGCTTTTGGTCAATCACTAGAGACGATTTTTTTTGGTGGCGGTACTCCTTCACTACTATCAACAGAACAGTTGCAACGGATACTGGCAGCGCTAGAGGAACGGTTTGGTATTGCAAGGAGTGCGGAAATTTCTATGGAAATGGACCCTGGCACATTTGATTTAGCACATATAACAGGCTATCGCAGTTCGGGTGTGAATCGGGTCAGTTTGGGAGTACAGGCTTTTCAAGAAGAATTATTAAAAATTGCGGGGCGATCGCACTCGGTTGTAGACATTCTTGCAGCTGTGGAACTAATCCGCCAAGTCGAGGTTCCCGAATTCAGTTTAGACTTAATTTCTGGTTTGCCGCATCAGTCTTTAGATCAATGGCAGGACTCGTTAACAAAGGCTTTGGCAATAGCACCGACGCACATCTCTATCTATGACCTTACCATAGAGCCGGGAACAGCCTTCGGTCGTTACTACCAACCGGGAGATAATCCTTTACCGACGGATGAAGCCACTGTCAAAATGTACCAAACGGCGCAGCAGGCTTTGAAGAGTGCGGGTTATGAACATTATGAAATTTCCAATTATGCCCAACCGGGACATCAATGTCGGCATAATCGGGTTTATTGGGAAAATCGCCCATATTATGGTTTTGGTATGGGTGCAGCCAGCTACGTTCAGGGTAAGCGCTTCACCCGTCCCCGGAAAACAAAGGAGTATTACCAGTGGGTGGAAGCTGGTGCTGTGATTGATTGTGAAGTGACGCCACCACTTGAAATTTTGTTAGAAACTTTAATGTTGGGGTTGCGGTTGGCTGAGGGTGTGAGTTTGGCGGCGTTGACGAGGGAGTTTGGTGAAGGGAAGGTAGAGGAAATTTATCAATGTTTGCGATCGCATTTTGAACAAGGTTGGGTAGAAGTTGTGGGGGAAAGGTTGCGTTTGAGTGATCCCCAAGGGTTTTTGTTTTCTAATGTCGTTTTGTCTGGGTTATTTGCCGAATTGGGGGAATAA
- a CDS encoding vWA domain-containing protein, protein MKVNLQPALNDANLDAQQQSSQRQLAISISATAENQDRHVPLNLCLILDHSGSMGGRPLETVKKAATLLVDRLNPEDRLSIVVFDHRAKVLVSNQLIENPERIKQQINRLAADGGTAIDEGLRLGIEELAKGKKERISQAFLLTDGENEHGDNDRCLKFAQLAASYNLTLNSLGFGDNWNQDILEKIADAGLGTLSYIQQPDQAVEEFSRLFKRMQTVALTNAYLLFSLVPNVRLAELKPIAQVAPDTIELPVQLEADGRLAVRLGDLMKDAERVILANIYLGQLPQGKQAIANLQVRYDDPTLNQFGLFTPNIPIYANVAAVYQPAVDRQVQQSILALAKYRQTQLAEAKLQQGDRAGAATMLQTAAKTALQMGDTGAATVLQTNATQLQSGGELSEADRKKTRIVSKTVLQDTPPK, encoded by the coding sequence ATGAAGGTCAATTTGCAGCCTGCCCTGAATGATGCTAATTTGGACGCGCAGCAACAGAGCAGTCAACGTCAGTTAGCTATTTCGATTTCGGCAACTGCCGAAAATCAGGATCGCCATGTCCCCCTAAATTTATGTTTAATTCTTGATCATAGTGGCTCTATGGGGGGAAGACCGCTAGAAACTGTTAAAAAAGCGGCAACTCTCTTGGTTGACCGACTCAATCCTGAAGATCGACTCAGTATTGTAGTTTTTGATCACCGTGCTAAAGTCTTAGTTTCCAATCAATTGATTGAAAACCCAGAACGCATCAAACAGCAAATTAATCGTTTGGCTGCTGATGGGGGAACGGCGATTGATGAAGGTTTGCGCTTGGGCATTGAGGAATTGGCAAAAGGTAAAAAAGAAAGAATTTCTCAAGCTTTTTTGTTAACCGATGGGGAAAATGAACATGGTGATAACGATCGCTGTTTGAAATTTGCCCAATTGGCGGCTAGCTATAACTTGACTTTAAATTCTTTAGGATTTGGTGACAATTGGAACCAAGATATTTTAGAAAAAATAGCTGACGCTGGTCTGGGGACATTGTCTTATATTCAACAACCAGATCAGGCAGTAGAGGAATTTAGCCGCCTGTTTAAACGGATGCAAACGGTGGCGTTAACTAATGCTTATCTGCTATTCTCCCTGGTGCCGAATGTGCGGCTAGCGGAACTTAAACCCATTGCCCAAGTAGCCCCAGACACAATTGAGTTGCCAGTGCAGCTAGAAGCTGATGGCCGCTTGGCGGTACGTTTGGGAGATTTGATGAAAGATGCGGAACGGGTGATTTTAGCTAATATTTATCTGGGACAGTTGCCACAAGGTAAACAAGCGATCGCCAATCTGCAAGTCCGCTACGATGACCCCACCCTCAACCAATTTGGGTTATTTACCCCCAACATCCCAATTTATGCGAATGTGGCGGCGGTTTACCAACCCGCGGTTGATCGCCAGGTGCAACAGTCTATTTTAGCCTTAGCTAAGTATCGCCAAACTCAGTTAGCTGAGGCAAAACTGCAACAAGGCGATCGCGCAGGTGCAGCAACCATGCTGCAAACTGCGGCTAAAACAGCTTTGCAAATGGGAGATACGGGTGCAGCAACGGTGTTGCAAACGAACGCCACTCAGTTGCAATCTGGTGGAGAACTTTCGGAAGCAGACCGCAAGAAAACCAGGATTGTCTCCAAAACAGTGTTGCAAGATACTCCGCCTAAGTAA
- a CDS encoding serine/threonine-protein kinase: protein MTPLYCSKGHQNTAGSRFCLQCGEKLLDQPVSFGIQPGLTLGDRYVVVRLLGQGGFGRTYLAEDINRFREACVLKEFSPQVQTAYVLQKAEELFQREASVLYQLQHPQIPRFRELLRINLDGKEYLFLVQDFVEGQTYNSLLNSRLQQGVRFTESEIRQLLQQILPVLEYIHSLGVIHRDISPDNLMLRTADQLPVLIDFGGVKQVVATVASQYYQPGAISSPPAPTLLGKIGFAPPEQMQTGLVSPHSDLYALAVTVLVLLTGKQPPELIDTHDLSWQWRRYVNVSAGLGQILDKMLSPASRDRFQSARQVLQAINPQPISYSPTPPPYHPPTPPPTSATLAVSPPISASPQPVSYSPTPTPTSWWTPTRTFLVTLALVSATGLISWGVNNSKQNLRGSKPTVTSSPTATIDEPTEPSDKYSPAERQRKEKLSDRRQQLDIDLNFYVNLVNQAFWDKNPSLKGRSLSDEPKDENLRAEWDKIAAQLLDKLSSLSAKARRQLGTFTTAERDRWKVEVNQINVGSRSLYDLGDAAFYREFPEQRGKKFLEQPIGQVWYGFTNDKLNAILAGTAFQKIVFDSGATGKTVSGTLQPGGGKVFIAGLAKEQNMEVKLTANSQVLLSIYSPSGKIQFLEDSKQRTYSTKLPENGFYEFAIVSTASEPVDYQLKVSAESPAPPPTPTETPTETPTETPTETPTETPTETPTETPTETPTETPTPTPTEITPGSN from the coding sequence ATGACTCCTCTCTATTGTTCCAAAGGACACCAAAATACAGCAGGTAGCCGTTTTTGTCTCCAGTGTGGTGAGAAACTATTGGATCAGCCCGTCAGTTTTGGTATCCAACCAGGATTAACTTTAGGCGATCGCTATGTTGTTGTGCGTTTACTTGGCCAGGGGGGTTTTGGACGCACGTATTTAGCTGAAGATATCAACCGCTTCCGGGAAGCTTGCGTTTTAAAGGAATTCTCTCCCCAAGTTCAAACCGCTTACGTTTTACAAAAAGCCGAAGAACTTTTTCAGAGAGAAGCAAGTGTTCTTTATCAGTTGCAACATCCCCAAATTCCCCGCTTCCGGGAACTATTACGCATCAACTTAGATGGTAAAGAATACCTGTTTTTGGTGCAAGATTTTGTCGAAGGGCAAACTTATAATTCTTTGTTAAATAGCCGCCTACAGCAGGGTGTACGGTTTACCGAGTCAGAAATTCGCCAGTTATTGCAGCAGATTTTGCCGGTGCTGGAATATATCCATTCTCTCGGAGTGATTCATCGGGATATTTCTCCAGATAACTTAATGCTTCGCACTGCTGATCAACTGCCAGTATTAATTGACTTTGGTGGTGTCAAACAAGTAGTCGCAACCGTTGCTTCTCAATATTACCAACCCGGTGCGATATCTTCTCCCCCAGCACCAACGCTACTGGGTAAAATCGGATTTGCACCCCCAGAACAGATGCAGACTGGGTTAGTGTCGCCCCACAGTGACTTGTATGCTTTGGCGGTAACTGTGTTAGTTTTACTCACAGGTAAACAGCCGCCAGAATTAATTGATACTCATGATCTTTCCTGGCAGTGGCGACGGTATGTTAACGTAAGTGCTGGATTGGGGCAGATATTAGATAAGATGCTTTCCCCTGCATCACGCGATCGCTTTCAATCAGCCCGTCAAGTTCTCCAAGCTATTAATCCCCAGCCGATTAGCTATTCCCCGACTCCACCTCCCTACCACCCACCTACCCCCCCTCCCACATCAGCAACTTTAGCTGTATCTCCTCCCATCAGCGCATCACCCCAGCCTGTTAGCTATTCCCCGACTCCAACCCCTACAAGCTGGTGGACACCAACAAGAACTTTTTTAGTCACACTGGCATTAGTTAGTGCCACGGGGCTAATTTCCTGGGGAGTGAATAACAGCAAGCAGAATCTCCGAGGAAGCAAGCCTACAGTCACATCCAGCCCTACTGCAACCATTGACGAACCCACGGAACCCTCAGATAAATATTCACCAGCAGAAAGGCAGCGCAAAGAAAAATTAAGCGATCGCCGTCAACAGTTGGATATTGATTTGAACTTCTACGTTAACTTGGTGAATCAAGCCTTTTGGGACAAAAACCCCAGCTTAAAGGGACGCAGTCTCAGCGATGAACCGAAAGATGAGAATTTGCGGGCAGAATGGGATAAAATCGCCGCCCAATTGCTAGACAAGCTTTCCTCCTTAAGTGCTAAAGCACGCCGCCAACTCGGTACTTTCACAACAGCAGAACGCGATCGCTGGAAAGTAGAAGTTAACCAAATTAACGTTGGTAGTCGTTCTTTATATGATTTAGGAGATGCTGCCTTCTACCGTGAATTTCCTGAACAACGCGGTAAAAAGTTTCTCGAACAGCCCATTGGACAAGTTTGGTATGGGTTCACCAACGACAAACTCAATGCCATTCTCGCCGGTACCGCTTTCCAGAAAATTGTTTTTGATTCAGGTGCCACAGGGAAAACAGTCAGTGGTACACTCCAACCAGGCGGGGGTAAAGTTTTCATTGCCGGACTTGCCAAAGAGCAAAATATGGAAGTTAAACTCACAGCAAATTCCCAAGTCTTGCTATCAATTTATTCCCCCTCTGGCAAAATCCAATTTTTAGAAGATTCAAAACAACGCACATACTCAACTAAATTACCTGAAAACGGATTTTATGAGTTTGCCATTGTCTCCACAGCCTCAGAACCTGTAGATTATCAACTCAAAGTCTCCGCAGAAAGCCCCGCACCACCACCAACACCGACAGAAACGCCTACAGAAACACCGACAGAAACGCCTACAGAAACGCCTACAGAAACGCCTACAGAAACGCCTACAGAAACACCTACAGAAACGCCTACAGAAACACCCACACCTACACCGACGGAGATAACGCCTGGGAGTAATTGA
- a CDS encoding Uma2 family endonuclease, producing MEVQTRKPTYTPEEYLELEEKALYKSEYRDGEIIPMTGGTTNHNQIALNFAASLLYAIRRKQYRVFIGDVRLWIPQFREYTYPDIMVIAEKPIYTGKNNTTVTNPLLIVEVLSKSTKNYDQGDKFTFYRSIPQFKEYVLVEQNQYQVMHYSKTNEGEWIFREYKSEDDIVKLQHLDFEISLVDIYQDVNFEDKE from the coding sequence ATGGAAGTACAAACTCGTAAACCTACGTATACCCCTGAAGAATATTTAGAATTAGAGGAAAAAGCACTTTATAAAAGCGAATATCGGGATGGGGAAATCATACCTATGACTGGGGGAACTACAAATCATAATCAAATTGCGCTGAATTTTGCAGCGTCCTTACTATATGCTATCAGAAGAAAACAATATCGTGTTTTTATTGGAGATGTGCGTTTATGGATTCCCCAATTTCGAGAATATACCTATCCTGATATTATGGTAATTGCAGAAAAACCTATTTATACAGGTAAAAATAATACTACTGTTACTAATCCTTTATTAATTGTTGAGGTTTTATCTAAGTCTACAAAAAATTACGATCAAGGTGATAAATTTACTTTTTATCGTTCTATTCCGCAATTTAAAGAATATGTTTTAGTGGAACAGAATCAATATCAGGTTATGCACTATAGCAAAACTAATGAGGGAGAATGGATTTTTAGGGAATATAAATCTGAAGATGATATTGTAAAATTACAACATCTTGATTTTGAGATTAGTTTAGTTGACATTTATCAAGATGTTAATTTTGAGGATAAGGAATAA
- the gloA2 gene encoding SMU1112c/YaeR family gloxylase I-like metalloprotein, giving the protein MKISGIHHIAIICSDYERSKKFYIEVLGFDIIQETFRAERNSYKLDLTVGENTQIELFSFPNPPQRVNNTEACGLRHLAFAVEDIEQSVVYLNSHNIEVESIRIDEITGKQFTFFKDPDNLPLEIYEY; this is encoded by the coding sequence ATGAAAATCTCTGGTATTCATCATATAGCTATTATTTGTTCTGACTACGAACGCTCAAAAAAGTTTTATATAGAAGTTTTAGGTTTTGATATTATTCAAGAGACATTCCGCGCCGAGAGAAACTCATATAAATTAGATTTAACAGTGGGAGAAAATACCCAAATTGAGTTATTCTCTTTCCCCAATCCTCCTCAAAGAGTCAATAATACAGAGGCTTGTGGTTTAAGACATTTGGCTTTCGCAGTGGAGGATATCGAGCAAAGTGTTGTTTATTTAAACTCGCACAATATCGAGGTAGAAAGTATCAGAATAGATGAAATCACAGGCAAGCAATTTACTTTCTTTAAAGACCCTGATAATTTGCCATTAGAAATTTATGAATACTAA
- a CDS encoding vWA domain-containing protein: MKVQLLSALNDTNVDVGQSSSQRQLAISISAIAGEFDQNLPLNLCLILDQSGSMHGPAIKTVIRAVEQLLTQLKAGDRLSVVAFASKAEVIIPNQIIQDPESIKSQLQNKLKAAGGTVIAEGLSLGITELLKGTKGAVSQAFLLTDGHGDSGLRIWKWEIGTDDNKRCLELAQKATKVNLTINTLGFGNDWNQDLLEKIADAGGGTLAHIERPEQAVEQFSRLFRRIQSVGLTNAYLLLSLVPNVRLAELKPIAQVAPDTIELPVEAEANGGFAIRLGDLMKDVERVVLANIYLGNLPFGKQVIGHLQIRYDDPGVNQQGLLSPMIPVYANVTKVYQPAVNPQVQQSILVLAKYRQTQLAEAKLQAGDRAGAATMLQTAAKTALQIGDTGAATVLQTSATRLQAGEELSEGDRKKTRIASKTVLHQ, encoded by the coding sequence ATGAAAGTTCAATTGTTATCGGCACTAAATGATACTAATGTTGACGTGGGGCAATCGAGTAGCCAACGTCAACTAGCAATTTCAATTTCGGCGATTGCTGGTGAATTTGACCAAAATTTGCCGCTGAATTTATGTTTAATTCTCGATCAAAGTGGTTCCATGCACGGGCCAGCAATCAAAACCGTAATTCGGGCAGTTGAGCAATTATTGACTCAGTTGAAAGCTGGCGATCGCCTTTCAGTTGTCGCTTTTGCTAGTAAGGCTGAGGTCATTATCCCCAACCAAATCATCCAAGACCCCGAAAGCATCAAATCCCAACTGCAAAATAAACTCAAAGCTGCTGGTGGTACTGTAATTGCCGAAGGTTTATCTTTGGGAATTACAGAATTACTCAAAGGCACAAAAGGCGCTGTTTCTCAAGCGTTTCTCCTCACTGATGGTCATGGTGATAGCGGTTTGCGGATTTGGAAGTGGGAAATTGGGACAGATGACAACAAACGCTGTCTGGAACTTGCCCAAAAGGCTACTAAGGTTAACCTCACTATCAACACTTTGGGATTTGGTAATGACTGGAATCAGGATCTGCTAGAAAAAATTGCTGATGCTGGTGGGGGTACTCTCGCCCACATTGAACGCCCAGAACAAGCTGTAGAGCAATTTAGCCGTCTATTTCGGCGCATTCAGTCTGTAGGGCTAACCAATGCCTACTTGCTGTTGTCTCTGGTGCCTAATGTCCGACTAGCGGAACTTAAACCCATTGCCCAAGTTGCCCCAGACACAATTGAGTTACCCGTGGAAGCCGAAGCTAATGGTGGCTTTGCTATCCGCTTGGGAGATTTGATGAAAGATGTAGAACGGGTAGTTTTAGCGAATATTTATTTGGGAAATCTGCCATTTGGTAAACAGGTAATTGGGCATTTGCAAATCCGCTACGATGATCCGGGGGTGAATCAACAAGGCTTACTTTCGCCGATGATTCCGGTGTATGCCAATGTCACCAAGGTTTACCAACCTGCGGTTAATCCCCAGGTGCAACAGTCTATTTTGGTATTAGCTAAGTATCGCCAAACTCAGTTAGCCGAGGCAAAATTGCAAGCAGGCGATCGCGCAGGTGCAGCTACAATGTTGCAAACTGCTGCCAAAACCGCTTTGCAAATTGGTGATACGGGTGCAGCGACGGTGTTACAAACCTCAGCTACTCGCTTGCAAGCTGGTGAAGAGTTATCGGAAGGCGATCGTAAAAAAACTCGGATTGCATCAAAAACAGTGTTACACCAATAG
- a CDS encoding universal stress protein, translating into MFKTVLFPIDQSREAREAADVVANVVQKYGSRLVLLSVVEEPPPDTPSADPMVSPEVVAKLLENAQALFSGQGITAEVLERQGKPAFTICDVADEIAADLIIMGCRGLGLTEEGATDSVTARVINLSPCPVLIVP; encoded by the coding sequence ATGTTCAAAACAGTTCTGTTTCCAATCGATCAAAGTAGGGAAGCGCGGGAAGCTGCCGATGTGGTTGCCAACGTTGTGCAAAAGTATGGTAGCCGCTTGGTGCTGCTGTCCGTCGTGGAAGAACCCCCTCCAGACACGCCTAGTGCCGATCCGATGGTGTCTCCAGAAGTAGTTGCTAAACTGCTAGAAAATGCCCAAGCTTTATTCTCTGGGCAAGGAATTACAGCCGAAGTCTTAGAACGCCAAGGTAAACCAGCCTTTACCATCTGCGATGTTGCCGACGAAATCGCCGCAGATTTAATTATTATGGGCTGTCGCGGATTAGGCTTAACGGAAGAAGGTGCAACTGACAGTGTTACCGCGCGGGTGATTAACCTTTCTCCTTGTCCAGTATTGATTGTGCCTTAA
- a CDS encoding PIN/TRAM domain-containing protein translates to MLDVIIILSFILAAAGIGYYSTDLLPTSTLAGVTNLDALRLVVGVFAAIIGGAIGLSFQTTYRRLESQIREMPLESILTRAIGLVIGLLLANLMLAPLFLLPIPADFGFIKPLVAVVGSIILAVTGMNLADTHGRGLLRLINPNTVETMVVEGTLKPANTKVLDTSCIIDGRIEALLETGFLEGAIIVPQFVLQELQQVADASKDQKRVRGRRGLEILNRIREAYPDRILINPADYEEIATVDAKLVRFAQEINGTLLTNDYNLSKVASVQKVPVLNVNDLVNAVRPSYLPGDNLDLKILKEGKEPSQGIGYLDDGTMVVVEEGSSYVGGELRVVVTSALQTSAGRMIFAKPQASTLA, encoded by the coding sequence ATGCTTGATGTCATTATCATTCTCTCATTTATTCTGGCAGCGGCGGGAATAGGTTACTACAGCACCGATCTCCTCCCCACATCAACCCTAGCCGGGGTGACAAACCTCGACGCCTTACGCTTAGTTGTTGGCGTCTTTGCCGCTATCATCGGCGGTGCCATCGGGCTGAGTTTCCAGACGACATATCGTCGCCTAGAGTCGCAAATTCGAGAAATGCCACTCGAATCTATCTTAACTCGTGCCATTGGCTTAGTAATTGGGCTATTGCTAGCCAACTTAATGCTAGCCCCGCTATTTTTACTCCCCATTCCCGCAGATTTTGGATTTATTAAACCCCTAGTGGCAGTTGTCGGCAGTATTATACTTGCTGTTACTGGCATGAACTTGGCAGATACCCACGGGCGAGGTTTATTGCGGTTAATTAATCCCAACACCGTAGAAACTATGGTAGTGGAAGGAACACTCAAACCTGCCAATACCAAAGTTTTAGACACCAGTTGCATTATCGATGGACGCATTGAAGCACTCCTAGAAACCGGGTTTTTGGAAGGGGCAATAATTGTACCCCAGTTTGTCTTGCAAGAACTGCAACAAGTAGCTGATGCCAGCAAAGACCAAAAGCGGGTACGGGGACGGCGAGGACTAGAAATTCTCAACCGCATAAGAGAAGCATACCCCGATCGGATTTTGATCAACCCTGCTGACTATGAAGAGATTGCCACAGTTGACGCCAAGCTAGTCCGCTTCGCCCAAGAAATCAACGGCACTCTACTCACCAATGACTACAACTTATCTAAAGTTGCCAGTGTGCAGAAAGTGCCTGTTTTAAATGTAAATGATTTGGTGAATGCTGTTCGTCCTAGTTATTTACCTGGTGATAATCTCGATCTGAAAATTCTCAAAGAAGGTAAAGAACCTTCTCAGGGAATCGGCTACCTCGACGATGGCACAATGGTTGTTGTTGAAGAAGGTAGTAGTTATGTGGGTGGTGAATTGCGAGTTGTAGTCACCAGTGCTTTGCAGACTTCCGCCGGCAGGATGATTTTTGCTAAACCCCAAGCTTCTACATTGGCCTGA
- a CDS encoding ATP-dependent Clp protease proteolytic subunit, translated as MDISPIKAVQAPYYGDNFYRTPPPDLPSLLLKERIVYLGMPLVPAVTELIVAELLYLQSDDPEKPIKIYINSTGTSGYSGEPIGFETEAFAIFDTMKYIKPPIHTICVGSAMGMAAMLLSAGTKGCRASLPNSSIILHQPKSYAQGQATDIQIRAREVLVNKGSIVDILSRTTGQATEKIIKDMDRLLYMTPYQAKEYGLIDRVFEKEELANPPLPASVL; from the coding sequence ATGGACATTTCCCCCATCAAGGCTGTTCAAGCCCCCTATTACGGCGATAACTTCTACCGGACACCGCCGCCAGATTTACCTTCCCTACTGTTGAAGGAGCGAATCGTCTATCTTGGGATGCCACTGGTACCTGCTGTCACGGAATTGATCGTCGCCGAATTGCTATATTTACAGTCCGACGACCCCGAAAAGCCAATCAAAATCTACATCAACTCCACCGGTACCTCCGGTTACAGTGGCGAACCCATTGGCTTTGAAACAGAAGCTTTCGCCATCTTTGACACCATGAAGTATATCAAGCCCCCCATCCACACTATCTGTGTCGGTTCAGCGATGGGTATGGCAGCGATGCTTCTCAGTGCTGGCACAAAAGGTTGCCGCGCCAGTTTACCCAACTCCTCCATTATCCTGCACCAGCCAAAGAGCTACGCCCAAGGACAAGCAACGGATATTCAAATTCGGGCGAGGGAAGTTTTGGTAAACAAGGGGTCAATAGTTGATATTTTGTCTCGCACCACCGGACAGGCAACCGAAAAAATTATCAAAGACATGGATCGTCTGTTATACATGACTCCTTACCAAGCTAAGGAGTATGGTCTGATTGACCGAGTCTTTGAAAAAGAAGAACTCGCCAATCCCCCACTCCCTGCTAGCGTACTCTAA
- a CDS encoding phosphoglycerate kinase yields MSKKSLASLSAADISGKRALVRVDFNVPVDDQGNITDDTRIRAALPTIKDLTQKGAKVILVSHFGRPKGVSDKLRLTPVAKRLSELLGQDVVKADDSIGDEVAAKVGTLQNGQVLLLENVRFYPEEEKNDPEFAKKLAANADFYVNDAFGTAHRAHASTEGVTKFLSPSVAGYLVEKELEYLQNAIENPQRPLAAIIGGSKVSSKIGVIETLLEKCDKLIIGGGMIFTFYKARGLSVGKSLVEEDKLELAKTLEAKAKERGVALLLPTDIVSADKFAPDANATTVSIENIPADGMGLDIGPDSIKVFQAALADCKTVIWNGPMGVFEFDKFAAGTEAIAHTLAEIGKTGTTTIIGGGDSVAAVEKVGLADQMSHISTGGGASLELLEGKVLPGIAALDDA; encoded by the coding sequence ATGTCCAAAAAAAGTTTAGCAAGTTTATCTGCGGCGGATATCTCCGGTAAACGCGCCTTAGTGCGGGTTGATTTTAACGTGCCTGTGGATGATCAAGGTAACATCACAGACGATACTCGGATTCGCGCGGCGCTACCAACCATCAAAGATTTGACCCAGAAGGGAGCTAAGGTGATTCTAGTGAGCCATTTTGGTCGTCCCAAGGGTGTAAGTGATAAATTGCGTCTAACGCCTGTTGCCAAGCGTCTCTCTGAGTTGTTGGGGCAAGACGTTGTGAAAGCTGATGACTCTATCGGTGATGAAGTTGCAGCTAAAGTTGGGACTTTGCAAAATGGCCAAGTGCTGTTGCTAGAAAATGTCCGCTTTTACCCAGAAGAAGAGAAAAACGATCCTGAGTTTGCGAAAAAATTGGCAGCTAATGCTGATTTTTATGTAAATGATGCTTTCGGTACGGCACACCGCGCCCATGCTTCTACTGAAGGTGTGACTAAGTTTCTGAGTCCTTCTGTGGCTGGATATTTGGTTGAGAAGGAATTGGAATATCTGCAAAACGCGATTGAAAATCCCCAACGTCCTTTGGCGGCAATTATCGGTGGTTCCAAGGTTTCTAGCAAAATTGGCGTGATTGAAACTTTGCTTGAGAAGTGCGACAAGCTAATCATTGGCGGTGGGATGATTTTCACCTTTTACAAAGCCCGTGGTTTGAGTGTTGGTAAGTCTTTGGTGGAAGAAGACAAGCTAGAACTAGCGAAGACTTTGGAAGCTAAGGCTAAGGAACGTGGTGTTGCTTTGCTGCTACCTACAGATATTGTGTCAGCAGATAAGTTTGCCCCTGATGCTAATGCGACAACTGTCAGTATTGAAAACATTCCTGCTGATGGCATGGGTTTGGATATTGGCCCTGACTCGATTAAGGTGTTCCAAGCCGCCCTTGCTGATTGCAAAACGGTGATTTGGAATGGCCCGATGGGTGTGTTTGAGTTTGATAAGTTTGCTGCGGGTACGGAAGCGATCGCACATACTCTAGCCGAAATCGGTAAAACTGGCACAACCACCATCATCGGCGGTGGTGACTCTGTAGCGGCTGTTGAAAAGGTGGGTTTGGCTGATCAAATGAGCCACATTTCCACCGGCGGCGGCGCTAGCTTGGAGTTACTCGAAGGTAAGGTATTACCTGGAATTGCAGCTTTAGATGATGCTTAA